A section of the Chryseobacterium scophthalmum genome encodes:
- a CDS encoding toxin-antitoxin system YwqK family antitoxin, translated as MIKKTALIIFFLFFQILFCQNTDPVYYDQDWKVTTKTNASYYRLMPMKEVGELVLIQDFYMNGTPQFEGYAFKKDENAYVGDVVWYNENGNDDNFRQYRNDTKNLSLTYYHTNGKIRKKVQYKNGVKHGETIIYSTDGTVLMKGLFEKGKPISGSFEKVKNSDNYDYNAKVEEVSMSEDKSQNKTEISAVPPPPPPIPETVGVEPQTVELLAPMDEDGNSSKKAKNRKTVMEKIFWKDSKQLAQEIVYEISSYGFKPIGQKNFDKSGKLIQSLNENHFEKYGNGIANGTEYTYYLHNNFATGLKSVSSFINGEKSGKETLYFPKGEISYETNYRNGLKDGEEMEFSENGKLKNKRTYKEGESFNGNFNKNVGELIVNLNYVDGIKEGEAIAKNEDQQIVAKGIYKKGEPYNGTFVVGASDNVTELISVENFKKKGLQKVFSYRLENLQKTYTIQNGKLDGMTTFYDDGKIVGTLEYKNDEPYNGTLVGDDKTSVFKNGKLTEEVFFEDRYNKDNIKKQKLYENGILVKVKDYSFTISEKPQDSYEGTFKNGKPFSGYFETEYSHEFKQVDYFENGVPKFQYSNDYLKNMDNYRHQYYDIKSTYKDGKIFDGAEYVLNGKQFVIRYWKNGVLKSFDWDLFAMHYFNRIHFELKNNTIEINDMQANKKAVIKIDASQKEFKKELFIDGKSVNVISNNPTNQSNKEGVILYFEENGKIISKKMDAVDQAIEPSEGAEFFYKAYISINEASSVQEVFNKLSENILGNKLMEETDENRIFAGLQTDSSGKPKDGILITPTQNNTYTLQLYLKGKLMKTVEKISFDKVEEEIRNIEE; from the coding sequence ATGATAAAAAAAACGGCACTCATTATTTTTTTTTTATTCTTTCAAATACTTTTCTGTCAAAATACAGATCCTGTTTATTATGATCAGGATTGGAAAGTAACCACAAAAACAAATGCATCTTATTATAGATTAATGCCGATGAAAGAAGTTGGTGAATTGGTCTTGATTCAGGATTTTTATATGAATGGAACGCCACAGTTTGAAGGCTATGCTTTTAAAAAAGATGAAAATGCGTACGTAGGAGACGTTGTTTGGTATAATGAAAACGGAAATGATGATAATTTTCGTCAATATCGAAACGATACAAAAAACCTTAGTTTAACTTATTACCACACCAATGGTAAGATCCGAAAAAAAGTACAGTATAAGAATGGAGTAAAACATGGCGAGACTATAATTTATAGCACTGACGGAACGGTTTTAATGAAAGGACTTTTTGAAAAAGGTAAACCAATCAGCGGAAGTTTTGAAAAAGTGAAAAATAGTGACAATTACGACTATAACGCAAAAGTTGAAGAAGTTTCTATGTCTGAAGATAAATCGCAAAATAAAACGGAGATTTCGGCTGTTCCCCCACCGCCGCCACCGATTCCGGAAACAGTTGGAGTTGAACCACAAACTGTAGAGCTCTTGGCGCCAATGGATGAGGATGGAAATTCTTCAAAAAAAGCCAAAAACAGAAAGACTGTTATGGAAAAAATATTTTGGAAAGATTCGAAACAGCTTGCCCAGGAAATAGTTTATGAAATCAGTTCGTATGGTTTTAAACCTATCGGACAGAAGAATTTCGATAAATCAGGGAAGCTAATTCAATCTTTAAATGAAAATCATTTTGAAAAATATGGAAACGGAATTGCAAATGGAACTGAATATACTTATTATCTCCACAATAATTTTGCAACGGGTTTAAAATCTGTTTCAAGCTTTATTAATGGAGAAAAATCGGGTAAGGAAACTTTGTATTTTCCGAAAGGTGAGATTTCTTATGAAACTAATTATCGCAATGGTTTGAAAGATGGTGAAGAAATGGAATTTTCTGAAAATGGAAAGTTGAAAAACAAAAGAACATATAAGGAAGGTGAATCATTTAATGGAAACTTTAATAAAAATGTAGGCGAACTTATTGTGAATTTAAATTATGTAGATGGTATTAAAGAAGGAGAAGCCATCGCTAAAAATGAAGATCAACAAATTGTAGCAAAAGGAATTTATAAAAAAGGAGAACCATACAATGGAACTTTTGTTGTTGGAGCCAGCGATAATGTCACAGAATTAATTTCAGTAGAAAATTTTAAGAAAAAAGGTTTGCAGAAAGTTTTCAGCTACAGATTAGAAAATTTACAAAAAACCTACACTATCCAAAATGGAAAGCTGGACGGGATGACTACTTTTTATGATGATGGGAAAATTGTAGGAACTTTAGAGTATAAAAATGATGAGCCTTACAACGGAACTTTAGTTGGTGACGATAAAACTTCAGTTTTCAAAAACGGAAAACTTACTGAAGAGGTATTTTTTGAAGATCGTTATAATAAGGATAACATTAAAAAACAAAAACTGTATGAAAACGGAATTTTGGTAAAGGTTAAAGATTATTCTTTTACAATCTCAGAAAAACCACAAGATTCTTACGAAGGTACTTTTAAAAATGGAAAACCTTTTTCAGGATATTTTGAAACTGAATACAGCCATGAATTTAAACAGGTTGATTATTTTGAAAACGGAGTTCCAAAATTTCAATATTCAAATGATTATCTGAAAAATATGGATAATTACAGACATCAATATTATGACATTAAATCAACGTATAAAGACGGAAAAATATTTGATGGTGCAGAATATGTATTAAACGGAAAACAATTTGTAATCAGATATTGGAAAAACGGAGTCTTAAAAAGTTTCGATTGGGATCTGTTTGCGATGCATTATTTTAACCGAATTCATTTTGAATTGAAAAATAATACAATTGAGATTAATGATATGCAGGCAAACAAAAAAGCAGTCATTAAAATTGATGCTTCGCAAAAAGAATTTAAAAAGGAGCTTTTTATTGATGGGAAATCGGTTAATGTTATTTCAAACAATCCAACAAATCAAAGTAATAAAGAAGGTGTTATTCTTTATTTTGAAGAAAACGGAAAAATAATTTCCAAGAAAATGGATGCTGTAGATCAGGCGATAGAACCGAGCGAAGGAGCCGAATTCTTTTACAAAGCTTATATTTCGATTAATGAGGCTTCTTCTGTTCAGGAGGTTTTCAATAAATTATCAGAAAATATTCTCGGTAATAAATTGATGGAAGAAACAGATGAAAACCGAATTTTTGCAGGATTGCAAACTGATTCTTCAGGAAAACCAAAAGACGGAATTTTGATTACACCAACACAGAACAATACTTATACTTTACAATTATATCTGAAAGGAAAGTTGATGAAAACCGTAGAGAAAATATCTTTCGATAAAGTAGAAGAAGAAATCAGAAATATAGAAGAATAA
- a CDS encoding DUF1572 domain-containing protein: MSTTSQLSKRFREVLLDGKWIANTNFKEQATTKIDSLNTIAMLTFHIDYYIAGLVNVFEGGDLEIKDKFSFDLPSIESQEQWEAWLNKLWNDSEKFAILLEQMPDSKLDEVFVDEKYGTYLRNIDGMIEHAYYHLGQITLIKKMILSKY, encoded by the coding sequence ATGAGCACAACTTCACAATTAAGCAAAAGATTTCGAGAAGTTTTACTGGATGGAAAATGGATTGCCAATACCAATTTTAAGGAACAGGCAACTACAAAAATTGATTCTTTAAATACAATTGCAATGCTCACTTTTCATATTGATTATTACATTGCAGGATTGGTGAATGTTTTTGAAGGAGGTGATTTGGAAATTAAGGATAAGTTCAGCTTTGATCTTCCTTCGATTGAATCTCAAGAGCAATGGGAAGCCTGGTTAAATAAGCTTTGGAATGATTCTGAAAAGTTTGCCATTTTATTAGAGCAAATGCCGGATTCTAAATTAGATGAGGTTTTTGTTGACGAAAAATACGGAACCTATTTAAGGAATATCGACGGAATGATCGAGCACGCTTATTATCATTTAGGTCAGATTACTTTGATTAAAAAGATGATTTTATCTAAATACTAA
- a CDS encoding DUF6909 family protein → MTNSRARETTEAIERLYISMRHLFYRGFFKPSGVSGESIRSLLKTINPEIYGTMSIPSKLELDGLMYVLDRLPEGIEECAFIHLTSDEGFDKGSFEPIVPKKRRRNCYRIDEHQMNIEVLLGRSEIYDILTHLTFLFIEADKIRNLAFIQDENWKPTRAFKIIEEVVKGEKKFSRREKEVALIHLSSLIGRTFDETLNAYNTFGDDENPDRLFKIIYHLGKVSLEDAKQSREREIYFSAILKERVGHHYFGEKWANKVKEVLFENDLHMRPLHIISANMHSVKNMLYGNDALKKKDTKEVDYKLYGDISDKKDLRDKVSKYALEEGLIYINDKSGSNIDVQIIDLSKTNLKNTPFGHLKYDGDDVIMVFDYAFGEQAFEVMDELLRPFEQKGEVYMMKVKSVSIMGKAGILEGGKGDIMIPTSHIFEGTADNYPFENALKLEDFKDDELKAFEGPMITVLGTSLQNRDILQYFMNTSWKAIGLEMEGAHYQKAIQVASKIRHHIAPDLFVSYAYYASDNPLETGATLSSGGLGLTGVKPTYLITLRILEKILQSGKKEISAKK, encoded by the coding sequence ATGACAAATTCTAGAGCAAGAGAAACTACCGAGGCAATTGAAAGACTATACATATCTATGAGACACCTGTTTTATAGAGGTTTTTTTAAGCCGAGCGGAGTTTCTGGAGAAAGCATTAGAAGTTTGTTGAAGACGATCAATCCGGAAATTTACGGTACCATGAGCATTCCAAGTAAATTGGAATTGGATGGTTTGATGTATGTTTTAGACAGACTTCCAGAAGGTATTGAAGAATGCGCTTTCATTCATCTTACATCAGACGAAGGTTTTGATAAAGGAAGTTTCGAGCCGATCGTTCCTAAAAAGAGAAGAAGAAACTGTTACCGAATCGATGAGCATCAAATGAATATTGAAGTTCTTTTGGGTCGTTCAGAAATCTATGATATTCTTACGCATTTAACGTTCTTATTTATAGAAGCAGATAAAATTCGTAACCTCGCATTTATTCAGGATGAAAACTGGAAACCGACAAGAGCTTTCAAAATCATCGAAGAAGTGGTAAAAGGGGAGAAAAAATTCAGCAGAAGAGAAAAAGAAGTGGCTTTGATTCATCTTTCTTCTTTAATAGGAAGAACTTTTGATGAAACTTTAAATGCTTACAATACTTTTGGCGATGATGAAAATCCAGACAGATTATTCAAGATCATTTACCATTTAGGAAAAGTAAGTCTTGAAGATGCAAAACAAAGCAGAGAAAGAGAGATCTATTTCAGTGCAATTCTTAAAGAAAGAGTGGGGCACCACTATTTTGGAGAAAAATGGGCCAATAAAGTGAAAGAAGTTTTATTTGAAAATGATCTTCACATGCGTCCGTTACACATTATTTCGGCAAACATGCATTCCGTAAAAAATATGCTGTACGGAAATGATGCTTTAAAGAAAAAAGACACTAAAGAAGTAGATTACAAACTTTACGGAGATATTTCAGACAAAAAAGATCTTCGTGATAAGGTTTCAAAATACGCTTTGGAAGAAGGCTTAATTTACATCAACGATAAGAGCGGAAGTAATATCGATGTTCAGATCATTGATCTAAGCAAAACCAATCTTAAAAATACTCCTTTCGGACATTTGAAATATGACGGAGACGATGTAATTATGGTTTTCGATTATGCATTTGGCGAACAGGCTTTTGAGGTAATGGATGAATTGTTGAGACCTTTCGAGCAAAAAGGTGAGGTTTATATGATGAAGGTGAAATCTGTTTCTATCATGGGGAAAGCTGGAATTCTTGAAGGTGGAAAAGGAGACATTATGATCCCTACTTCTCATATTTTTGAAGGAACGGCAGATAATTATCCGTTTGAGAACGCTTTGAAATTGGAAGATTTTAAAGATGATGAATTAAAAGCTTTTGAAGGACCGATGATCACTGTTTTGGGAACATCCCTTCAAAACAGAGATATTCTTCAGTATTTTATGAATACTTCTTGGAAAGCAATTGGTCTTGAAATGGAAGGTGCACATTACCAGAAAGCAATTCAGGTAGCATCAAAGATCAGACATCACATTGCACCGGATCTTTTTGTGAGTTACGCTTACTATGCTTCAGATAATCCTTTAGAAACAGGCGCTACACTTTCTTCAGGAGGTTTAGGTCTTACAGGAGTAAAACCAACCTATCTGATTACTTTAAGGATCCTTGAAAAGATTTTACAAAGCGGAAAGAAAGAAATTTCTGCTAAAAAATAA
- a CDS encoding glutamine synthetase III, translating into MSTLRFKALETLPFKDFRKDNSIEVPAKLSELFCQNVFSEETMREYLTKEAFQSILDAMKKGTKIQRHIADQVAVAMKDWAMSKGVTHYTHWFQPLTGTTAEKHDSFFTPIEGGRAIERFSGNLLIQQEPDASSFPNGGIRNTFEARGYTAWDPTSPAFIMGTTLCIPSIFISYTGETLDYKAPLLRALNAVDEAATNVMQYFDKNVTKVTPTLGWEQEYFLVDSALYQSRPDLVLTGKTLLGHSPAKGQQLDDHYFGSIPTRVMNFMKELEIECMKLGIPVTTRHNEVAPNQFELAPMFEEVNVAVDHNSLLMDVMARIAHRHHFHILFHEKPFAGVNGSGKHNNWSLATDTGENLLSPGKNPKKNLQFLTFFVNAIKAVHEYADLLRASIASASNDHRLGANEAPPAIISVFIGSQLFRVLEELEKVTEGKLSPDEKTDLKLNVVGKIPEILLDNTDRNRTSPFAFTGNKFEIRAVGSSANCAESMTVMNTIAAKQLNDFKKEVDALIETGLKKDEAIFNVLREYIKQCKNIMFEGDGYSEDWAIEAEKRGLNNWKTTPEALKQEMNQKFVDLYEEIGIFNHREVEARNEIKLEKYSTVIDIEARVLSDIARNHIIPSALNYQNRLIENVKGLKEIFGDKEFKTLAKEQMSLITNISENVSKIKLGVEDLIKAREAAKAVTESQTQAEDYCNKVKPLFDIIRDASDDLEMMVDDELWPMTKYREMLFTR; encoded by the coding sequence ATGTCAACTTTAAGATTCAAAGCGTTAGAAACTTTACCATTCAAGGACTTTAGAAAAGATAATTCTATCGAAGTTCCTGCGAAATTGTCAGAACTATTCTGTCAAAATGTTTTCTCTGAAGAAACGATGAGAGAATATTTAACAAAAGAGGCATTCCAATCTATTTTGGATGCGATGAAAAAAGGAACAAAAATCCAGAGACACATCGCAGATCAGGTAGCTGTAGCGATGAAAGACTGGGCAATGAGCAAAGGTGTTACTCATTACACCCACTGGTTTCAGCCATTAACAGGCACTACTGCAGAAAAACACGATTCTTTCTTCACTCCAATTGAAGGCGGAAGAGCCATCGAAAGATTCAGCGGAAACTTATTGATTCAGCAAGAACCGGACGCATCTTCTTTCCCGAATGGAGGTATCAGAAACACTTTTGAAGCAAGAGGTTATACAGCTTGGGATCCTACTTCTCCGGCATTTATTATGGGAACTACTTTATGTATTCCTTCAATCTTTATTTCTTACACAGGAGAAACTTTAGATTACAAAGCGCCTTTATTAAGAGCTTTGAACGCTGTAGACGAAGCTGCAACCAACGTAATGCAGTATTTTGACAAAAACGTAACAAAAGTAACTCCTACTTTAGGTTGGGAGCAAGAATATTTTCTGGTTGATTCTGCATTGTATCAATCTCGTCCGGATTTAGTTTTAACAGGTAAAACTTTATTAGGACATTCTCCTGCAAAAGGGCAACAATTAGATGACCATTATTTCGGTTCAATACCTACAAGAGTAATGAACTTTATGAAAGAGTTGGAAATCGAATGTATGAAATTGGGAATTCCGGTTACTACAAGACACAACGAGGTTGCACCAAACCAATTTGAGCTAGCTCCAATGTTTGAAGAAGTAAACGTTGCGGTTGATCATAACTCTTTGTTGATGGACGTTATGGCAAGAATTGCTCACAGACACCACTTCCACATCTTATTCCACGAAAAACCATTCGCAGGAGTAAACGGAAGCGGAAAGCACAACAACTGGTCTTTGGCAACTGATACAGGTGAAAACTTGTTGAGCCCTGGAAAAAATCCTAAGAAAAACTTACAGTTCTTAACATTCTTCGTAAATGCTATTAAAGCAGTACACGAATACGCAGATCTTTTGAGAGCAAGTATCGCTTCTGCAAGCAACGACCATAGATTAGGAGCAAACGAAGCTCCACCGGCAATTATTTCTGTGTTTATCGGAAGTCAATTGTTCAGAGTTTTAGAAGAGCTTGAAAAAGTAACTGAAGGAAAACTTTCTCCGGATGAAAAAACAGATTTAAAACTAAATGTTGTTGGAAAAATTCCTGAAATTTTGTTGGACAATACAGACAGAAACAGAACTTCTCCATTTGCATTTACAGGAAATAAATTTGAAATCAGAGCGGTAGGTTCTTCTGCAAACTGTGCAGAATCTATGACGGTAATGAATACAATTGCTGCAAAACAATTAAATGATTTCAAAAAAGAAGTTGATGCTTTAATTGAAACAGGTCTTAAAAAAGACGAAGCAATTTTCAATGTTTTGAGAGAATACATCAAACAGTGTAAAAACATTATGTTTGAAGGTGACGGATATTCTGAAGACTGGGCTATAGAAGCTGAAAAAAGAGGATTAAACAACTGGAAAACTACTCCTGAAGCATTAAAGCAGGAAATGAACCAGAAGTTTGTAGATCTTTACGAAGAAATAGGAATCTTCAACCACAGAGAAGTAGAAGCAAGAAACGAAATCAAACTAGAAAAATATTCTACCGTTATTGATATTGAAGCAAGAGTATTGAGTGATATCGCAAGAAACCACATTATTCCTTCCGCTTTAAATTATCAAAACAGATTAATTGAGAACGTAAAAGGTCTTAAAGAAATCTTCGGAGATAAAGAATTTAAAACATTGGCTAAAGAGCAAATGAGTTTGATCACCAACATCTCTGAAAACGTTTCTAAAATTAAATTAGGCGTTGAAGATTTGATTAAAGCAAGAGAAGCAGCAAAAGCTGTAACAGAAAGTCAGACGCAGGCAGAAGATTACTGCAACAAAGTAAAACCTCTATTTGATATTATCAGAGATGCTTCTGATGACCTTGAAATGATGGTTGATGATGAGCTTTGGCCAATGACGAAATATAGAGAAATGTTATTTACAAGATAA
- the rodA gene encoding rod shape-determining protein RodA, whose product MKWTEGIDKLGLGLYFLLCLFAIANIYSVDEGLGKKQLIFFGISIFVGLIIFFSRSKFFENMSGIIYIGGVLMLAGLHVFGTEILGQKNWYKFGSFTMQPVEFSKIGTALMLANYVSGADFDLKNTKSLLTALAIIGIPAVVVLSIPDVGSLLVFTAFFIALYREGLSGKLFLIGGLFGAVFLIANYLNDPLKWSLWYFTVFIIVIGLLWFLFNAALLRKNIYTLLPGVGVVLLLAALSFISPVIFEKLPKHQQERVEVLYKGEREFRDTSGYNLLYSKTAIGSGGMFGKGFREGSVTQGKFVPEQETDYIFCTVGEEWGFVGSAVLVFAYMIFIGRIYYLAEKQKSIFNRVFGYCFASILLMHFSINLGMVMGLFPTVGIPLPYFSYGGSSLLAFSMMTFIFFKLNYADKNSLV is encoded by the coding sequence ATGAAGTGGACAGAAGGAATAGATAAGTTAGGTCTTGGGTTGTATTTTTTACTTTGCTTATTTGCGATAGCCAATATTTACAGTGTAGACGAAGGTTTGGGTAAAAAACAATTGATTTTTTTCGGAATTTCAATTTTTGTAGGCTTAATTATTTTCTTCAGCAGAAGTAAGTTTTTCGAGAATATGTCTGGGATTATTTACATTGGCGGAGTTTTGATGCTTGCAGGTCTTCATGTTTTCGGAACAGAAATTCTCGGACAGAAAAACTGGTATAAATTCGGAAGTTTTACGATGCAGCCCGTAGAGTTTTCAAAAATAGGAACAGCTTTAATGTTGGCAAATTATGTCTCCGGAGCAGACTTTGATCTTAAAAATACAAAATCATTATTAACAGCGTTGGCAATCATTGGTATTCCTGCGGTTGTTGTACTGTCAATTCCCGATGTTGGTTCATTGCTTGTATTTACTGCATTTTTTATTGCGTTATACAGAGAAGGTCTTTCCGGAAAATTATTTTTAATTGGAGGTCTTTTTGGGGCGGTATTTCTTATTGCGAATTATCTTAATGATCCATTGAAATGGAGCTTGTGGTATTTCACGGTGTTTATTATTGTAATTGGTCTTTTATGGTTTTTATTTAATGCAGCTCTGCTTCGTAAAAATATTTACACTCTTTTACCTGGAGTAGGAGTTGTTCTGTTATTGGCAGCTTTGTCATTTATTTCGCCTGTTATTTTTGAAAAATTACCAAAACACCAACAGGAACGTGTCGAGGTTTTGTATAAAGGAGAAAGAGAATTCCGGGACACTTCAGGATATAATTTATTGTATTCAAAAACAGCGATTGGTTCCGGAGGAATGTTTGGTAAAGGATTCCGTGAAGGTTCTGTAACCCAAGGAAAGTTTGTTCCTGAGCAGGAAACCGATTATATTTTCTGTACCGTTGGAGAAGAATGGGGTTTTGTAGGAAGCGCAGTTTTAGTTTTTGCTTACATGATTTTTATCGGACGGATCTATTATCTGGCAGAAAAGCAGAAATCCATATTTAACCGAGTTTTCGGGTATTGTTTTGCTTCCATCCTTTTGATGCACTTTTCGATCAATTTAGGCATGGTTATGGGCTTGTTTCCAACCGTTGGAATTCCGTTGCCTTACTTCAGTTATGGTGGAAGTTCATTACTTGCCTTTTCTATGATGACCTTTATTTTCTTTAAACTCAATTACGCAGACAAAAACAGTTTGGTTTAG
- a CDS encoding pentapeptide repeat-containing protein produces the protein MREAYIIDDNFDNLNFAQQPLEFGEYENCTFQNCNFEYVNLSEFKFTNCEFVDCNLSMTKLAGTAFRDVVFKDCKMFGMHFDDCNEFGMSFRFDGCALNNSVFYKTTIKRTLFKNSKLIEVDFAECDLSNSVFSNCDFNGATFERTNLEKADLRTSFNYTINPESNRLKKTKFSLSEVHGLLRRFDIEIDKNS, from the coding sequence ATGAGAGAAGCTTACATTATTGATGACAATTTCGATAATTTAAATTTTGCACAACAGCCTTTAGAATTTGGCGAATATGAGAATTGTACTTTCCAAAACTGCAATTTTGAATATGTAAATCTCTCAGAATTTAAATTTACCAACTGTGAATTCGTCGATTGTAATTTAAGCATGACCAAATTAGCGGGAACTGCTTTTCGTGATGTTGTTTTTAAAGACTGCAAAATGTTCGGAATGCATTTCGATGATTGTAATGAATTTGGAATGTCTTTCAGGTTTGATGGATGTGCTTTAAACAATTCTGTCTTCTATAAAACAACGATTAAAAGAACATTATTTAAAAATTCCAAACTGATTGAAGTTGATTTTGCAGAATGTGATCTGTCTAATTCCGTCTTCTCAAACTGCGATTTTAACGGAGCGACATTCGAAAGAACCAATTTAGAAAAAGCAGACTTGAGAACTTCATTCAATTACACCATCAATCCTGAATCTAACAGGCTTAAAAAGACCAAATTTTCACTTTCTGAAGTTCATGGGCTCTTGCGTCGATTTGATATAGAAATTGATAAAAACAGCTGA
- a CDS encoding C40 family peptidase, whose amino-acid sequence MKKRVLFYLVAFVSTISLQSCVTNYVVSKPATYTKEYKTDAKLAAIDTKMENDKKLLINSFISEKAVALANAKNSLKNSEIAKAIKHNKTIDNILAEAQTYIGTPYRYGGMTRKGIDCSAFVLSVFGAAAGLTLPRVAASQSQEGEAIDKENLQKGDLIFFSHGKRISHVGIVENVTEEGEIMFIHAATSKGVMISSLNDSYWGPKFRFAKRVINENGDNYNNLASTSF is encoded by the coding sequence ATGAAGAAAAGAGTTTTGTTTTATTTAGTTGCTTTCGTTTCAACAATATCACTACAATCATGCGTAACCAATTACGTGGTTTCAAAACCGGCAACTTACACTAAAGAATACAAAACAGATGCCAAACTTGCTGCAATAGATACTAAGATGGAGAATGATAAAAAGTTGTTAATCAACTCTTTCATCTCTGAAAAAGCAGTGGCACTTGCAAACGCAAAAAATTCTTTAAAAAATTCTGAAATCGCAAAAGCGATCAAACATAATAAGACAATTGATAATATCTTAGCAGAAGCTCAAACTTATATTGGAACTCCTTACAGATACGGAGGAATGACAAGAAAAGGAATTGATTGTTCAGCATTTGTATTATCAGTATTCGGAGCTGCAGCTGGCCTTACTTTACCAAGAGTGGCAGCATCTCAATCTCAGGAAGGAGAAGCGATTGATAAAGAAAACCTTCAGAAAGGAGATTTAATTTTCTTCTCTCACGGAAAAAGAATTTCTCACGTAGGAATTGTAGAAAACGTAACTGAAGAAGGTGAAATAATGTTTATTCACGCAGCAACATCAAAAGGGGTAATGATCTCATCATTGAATGATTCTTATTGGGGACCAAAATTCAGGTTTGCAAAAAGAGTAATCAACGAAAACGGAGATAACTACAACAACTTAGCATCTACTAGTTTTTAG